The following is a genomic window from candidate division WOR-3 bacterium.
TCCTAATTGATGCCGTCACTGGTAAAATTTTGAAAGAATTTGATTTGATTTTTCATGGTAATTGGACTATTGATGGGCATGTGATGGGGGTAATCCGACCGGAATATCGTTATGATTCGCCAGATTGTCGGCTTTTTCCTTTTGAAAAACTTATTATAACATTGATCCGGGATATTATCATATTTTCTATACGAATGCCGTCGGTTACTATTATGACCAAGGATACACTTCGCAATCAACAAATCAATTAGAAATTAAACTTGCCGGGTTTTTTATTTCAGAAATGTGGAAAAAATGGTTTGATGCTATTCCACCGTGGATACATAATGCACCAATTGCTTCTCATTTCTATACATTTCCCAGTGCCGGAAGTCGCCATTATGATTATATCTGGTCTGAGAGCCAAGGCTCACAAGAGGAAGAAGCAATCAATGCTTATTGGCACACAACGAGAATTGGTAAGATAATAATGGATGAACCTTTTTGGTATTATGGTGCTGGTTATCCAATTAAAGTTTGGGTAAGTGAATATGACGGCGAATCACCATATTATAACCCATCTACCGAAGAATTATGGTTTACACGCTATTATAATTATCATTGGGCATTATCAAGTGACTGCATTTATCACGAGTATGGCCATCATATTATTTGGAATGTCTATGGGAAAGATTTTATTGGTGGGACAAATCCTACTTCTCAGAGTCGCGCGATGGAAGAAGGTTTTGCAGATTATTTAGCTTGCACAATAAACGATGATTGCCTATCTGGTGAGGATGTGCCAATCCCGGGCAGTTTACCAAGAAATTTAGATAATCAACTTATGTATCCTTATAACATGATTAATGAAGCCCATCATGATGGTCAGATCATCGCTGGTGCTGTGTGGGATCTTAGAACTTATTTAGGTAAATATAGGGGAGATTACTTATTTTTAAAGGCGCTGCGTATTGTTCCTCAACCTGTTGATTTCTTCGAGTATTTAGAAAACACACTCATTGCTGATGATGACAATGCCAATTTATCGGATGGAACTCCACACGACCCGGAGATTTTACATGCCTTTAAAAACCATGGAATTACGCTAACTGATTATCTTCCGCATCCATATAATCTTCATTCCACGCTTATAGAGGCTGACAAGATTTATTTAGAATGGGATCGCATTCCTTATGGTGAAGATGGATTTATTGTACAGCGCTGGACTCAGGAAACGGGGTGGATAGATTTACCACCCACACCCTATTTGTGGTGTCACGATGAGAATTTGCAGCCAGCAAAAACCTATCAATATAGGGTCGTAGCTTATAAAGGCTCTTTACGCTCTGGACCATCAAATACAATTACAGTTCAAACGATTTGGGCACCCTACGACCTTTTTGCAAATCCTGTGGTTTATGAAGGCGTGCAGATCTATTGGACTGATGATTTGCCAGACGAGGAGGGGTTTAAAATTGAAAAGAAGATTGGCACTGGAAGTTATTCAGTGGTTCACACCACTGGACCAAATGAGACATCCTGGTATGATGATGATATTGAAAACTATTCTGGTCAACAGGTCAGATATCGGGTAAGGGCATTTACGGGCAATTACATCTCTGATACTTCAAATTCGGTTGTCATCCCATCGGCCCCCGGCATCTTTACGGATAGCCTCAAAGCGATTGGCAATCATGTTCACAATGCGGGATACTTCAACTGTCGTAGTTTAAGGCGAGCAAATGATGGAGCCTGCCATTTGGTATTGGTTCATCATGGCAGAATATGGTATACAAAATCAACCAACAATGGCACAACCTGGCAATTAGCCATTCCACTTACTGAGCAAAATCCATCTACGCCCTCCTTGGCAATTAACTCATACAATCATCCCTGTTTTGTGTGGGATGAGACTAACGCACAGGGCAATCATATGCTTACATACGCATATCAGGATATTTCCGGAAATATCCATAAGTTCGCACTATTGACAAAACCTAATAGGTTATACCCTTCAATCGCAATAAGCCCTTCGGATTTGGTTTATATCGCTTATGTTGAAGATTCAACTTATAGTGCCGGTAAAGTGAAGCGAGTGGAATTTAATTATGATAATCCTGTGGCTTCAAATCCTGTGGTATATAATACTGCTGGCCCCCAGGGTATTTCAATAACCACCGACCCGCTGGGAAATCCCCATCTTGTTTGGATACACCGTTATATGGGCCACTCAATAAAATATGCAG
Proteins encoded in this region:
- a CDS encoding PepSY domain-containing protein, which gives rise to MNVALESKVSKESAINIAEQRLETTGAVQVHTATLCICPLEMDSVISYYLVWDISIACSNEIVGSRNSKRILIDAVTGKILKEFDLIFHGNWTIDGHVMGVIRPEYRYDSPDCRLFPFEKLIITLIRDIIIFSIRMPSVTIMTKDTLRNQQIN